One region of Parambassis ranga chromosome 21, fParRan2.1, whole genome shotgun sequence genomic DNA includes:
- the ttll4 gene encoding tubulin monoglutamylase TTLL4 — protein MPTNQSSPWGGGKLLDSPTAPASIGPRPRTAAATKVPFSQTSVELSRRRDHAKPLPCDHASSSAAPSSLTTLWQRGDTHKTWNQFAAVPDGSLTLPPKPNGTQTLASGPRQAGGVPQAGDAQPPPLCHQDLLVSGQPTPQDTHKLKPEAADRSSLPSVPHLCLTVSRHQGGKNPSVPDSTKPEVRSTRRERKPVRRSQSAKLAAKRCHTLSGCTAAVSGQLLIRGVPPAVLAASRKTAAALDVTKPAAGGQSRRTSRVFSARVGGRQEDPAGSRSIYCAPTLREVKGRCEDPAPPLTGGSSSPAGALVGSVTSQISAIHLTRKVQLASSSSLPPAERPQLSGPECAMQVDGAEEELPDELENVCSDDDDSDCSSITGSSSTESATLFSSVEEPMLLGAEDNREERPALVPSLFPLIPPTLYFSTINEKVELLSVEQRRLLKWKMSSVTPNVVKQTVTRSHFRVTKKSHDWLGCWGHHMRSPGFKTLGEHQKLNHFPGTFQIGRKDRLWRNLSKMQLRFGKQEFSFFPRTFILPQDIKRLRKAWEDGSSRQKWIIKPPASARGMGIQVIHKWSQMPRKRPLLVQKYLHKPYLIGGNKFDLRIYVYVTSYDPLRVYIFSDGLVRFASCKYSSSMKTLSNKFMHLTNYSVNKKNSEYQTNSDDKACQGHKWALKALWQYLGSKGINTTPLWEKIKDIVIKTIIASEPYVNNLLKTHVRTPYSCHELFGFDIMLDENLKPWILEVNISPSLHSNTALDVSVKGQMIRDLLNLAGLRIPSREDVVTPCSSASSSTSSLCGANRERSKPDLSADEKVKRAFYLTQRNADQDFLSTVLDVLTPEDVRILAESEDELSRRGEFERIFPSPASSRYLRFFECPRYLNILLDQWEQKYCSNRTKCIGVLRTLCQKGVHLGTTDPAHMWSKCSYVSKFESHRHDGIGPSTSRVVVSHRRRFRLDDDDDDDGRLDREVGSASSLPVSPSPGSSVSSSACASPQPGLSQSLLPQHFASL, from the exons ATGCCCACCAACCAGTCCTCTCCTTGGGGTGGGgggaagctcctggacagtcCCACCGCTCCAGCCTCCATCGGTCCACGGCCCAGGACGGCTGCAGCCACCAAAGTGCCTTTCAGTCAGACGTCTGTGGAGCTGTCCAGGAGGAGAGACCACGCCAAACCACTGCCCTGTGACCATGCCTCTTCTTCCGCCGCTCCTTCCTCCCTGACGACtctgtggcagagaggagacacacaTAAAACCTGGAACCAGTTCGCCGCCGTGCCTGACGGGTCTCTGACCCTCCCACCAAAGCCTAACGGGACTCAAACTCTGGCATCAGGACCGAGGCAGGCGGGCGGGGTTCCTCAGGCAGGCGACGCACAGCCGCCTCCTCTGTGTCATCAGGACCTGCTCGTCTCAGGACAGCCCACtccacaggacacacacaagctgaag CCTGAAGCTGCAGACCGGTCCTCTTTGCCATCAGTGCCTCATCTGTGCCTTACTGTGAGCAGACATCAGGGGGGGAAGAACCCCTCCGTCCCCGACAGCACAAAACCAGAAGTACGAAGCACGAGAAGAGAAAGGAAGCCGGTGCGGAGGAGCCAGTCGGCCAAGCTTGCGGCCAAGCGCTGCCACACTCTGAGCGGCTGCACGGCAGCTGTCAGCGGCCAGCTGCTGATACGAGGAGTTCCTCCTGCTGTGTTGGCAGCAAGCAGGaagactgcagcagctctggacGTCACCAAGCCAGCAGCAGGAGGGCAGAGCAGGAGAACCAGCCGTGTGTTCAGTGCCAGAGTCGGCGGCAGACAGGAGGACCCCGCAGGGAGTCGGAGTATTTACTGTGCACCAACACTGAGGGAGGTCAAAGGACGCTGCGAGGACCCTGCTCCTCCCCTCACAGGcggctcctcctctcctgcaggaGCTTTGGTCGGCTCTGTGACCTCTCAGATCTCCGCCATCCACCTCACCAGGAAGGTCCAgctggcctcctcttcctcactgccGCCGGCGGAGCGGCCGCAGCTCTCTGG CCCCGAGTGTGCGATGCAGGTGGACGGAGCGGAGGAGGAGCTGCCGGATGAGCTGGAGAACGTCTGCAGTGACGATG ATGATTCAGACTGTTCGTCCATCACCGGCTCTTCATCCACAGAGTCCGCCACTCTGTTCTCAAG CGTGGAGGAGCCCATGTTACTGGGGGCGGAAGACAATCGAGAGGAGCGCCCGGCACTGGTTCCCAGTTTGTTCCCCCTCATCCCGCCGACCCTCTACTTCAGCACCATCAATGAAAaag tggagctgctgtctgtggaacAGAGACGACTGCTAAAGTGGAAGATGAGCAGCGTTACTCCAAATGTTGTCAAACAAACCGTCACCAGGTCACACTTCAGAGTCACTAAGA AAAGCCACGACTGGTTGGGCTGCTGGGGACACCACATGAGGTCTCCTGGCTTTAAGACGCTCGGTGAGCACCAGAAG CTGAACCACTTCCCCGGAACCTTCCAGATCGGCAGGAAGGACCGGCTGTGGAGAAACCTGTCCAAGATGCAGCTCCGCTTTGGCAAGCAGGAGTTCAGCTTCTTCCCCCGGACCTTCATCCTCCCTCAGGACATCAAGCGGCTCCGCAAAGCCTGGGAGGACGGAAGCTCCAGGCAGAAGTGGATCATCAAACCC CCGGCATCAGCCAGAGGAATGGGGATCCAGGTCATCCACAAATGGAGCCAGATGCCTCGTAAGAGACCACTGCTTGTCCAGAA gtacCTTCACAAACCCTACCTCATTGGCGGAAACAAGTTTGACCTGCGGATCTACGTCTACGTGACGTCCTACGACCCGCTCAGAGTTTACATCTTCTCTGACGGGCTGGTTCGATTTGCCAGCTGCAA GTATTCGTCTTCCATGAAGACTCTGAGTAACAAGTTCATGCACCTGACCAACTACAGCGTCAACAAGAAGAACTCCGAGTACCAGACCAACAGCGACGATAAGGCCTGCCAGGGACACAAATG ggctCTGAAGGCCTTGTGGCAGTATCTCGGTTCAAAGGGAATCAACACCACTCCACTGTGGGAGAAGATCAAGGACATCGTCATCAAGACCATCATTGC GTCGGAGCCGTACGTGAACAACCTGCTGAAGACGCACGTCAGGACGCCATACAGCTGCCACGAGCTCTTCGGCTTCGACATCATGCTGGACGAAAACCTCAAGCCCTGGATCCTGGAGGTCAACATATCacccag CCTCCACTCCAACACGGCGCTGGATGTTTCCGTCAAAGGTCAGATGATCCGAGACCTGCTGAACCTGGCCGGCCTTCGGATTCCTTCCAGGGAAGATGTGGTCACGCCCTGCAGCAGTGcctccagctccaccagcaG tttgtgtGGAGCAAACAGGGAGCGGTCCAAACCGGACCTGTCCGCTGATGAGAAGGTCAAACGGGCTTTTTACCTCACGCAGCGCAACGCCGACCAG GACTTCCTCTCCACGGTGTTGGACGTTCTGACCCCAGAGGACGTCCGCATTCTGGCCGAGAGCGAAGACGAGCTCAGTCGCAGAGGAGAGTTTGAGCGCATTTTCCCGTCGCCAGCGTCATCTCGCTACCTCCGCTTCTTCGAGTGTCCAAGATACCTCAACATCCTGCTAGACCAGTGGGAGCAGAAGTACTGCAGCAACAGGACTAAAT GTATTGGTGTGCTGAGGACGCTCTGTCAGAAAGGAGTCCACCTGGGAACCACAGACCCGGCTCACATG tGGTCCAAGTGTAGCTACGTCTCCAAGTTTGAATCCCACAGACACGACGGCATCGGCCCCTCCACGTCCAG GGTGGTGGTGAGCCACCGCCGTCGCTTCCGTCTtgacgacgacgacgacgacgatGGCCGTTTGGACCGGGAGGTTGGCTCCGCCTCCAGCTTGCCGGTGTCGCCCAGCCCCGGGTCGAGCGTGTCCAGCAGCGCCTGTGCGAGCCCTCAGCCCGGCCTCAGCCAGAGCCTGCTGCCGCAGCACTTCGCCTCGCTCTGA
- the LOC114426800 gene encoding uncharacterized protein LOC114426800 — protein sequence MWLLAALLSVLHASTVAPEGGVAPGRLERWVRSGLQSLQWDQLDRCLRTSSLSEAECRRLAHLPLSTVAVYMSEPRSTADKVLAVLPDSSVGALTSKPRAGFGAGQLLNGGGGPHRLQQPVPAPTAHDAVLVLDPSPGENFGHPVVLFYVDVNVTKKRCAHLDGIYLADECLTLALKGRCQNQLKRRQAGPERMMGNGRLAGGLRSGTITASSGTRQVERAIGGLCEVHFLPLVVGVGDSNRTQRLRCVDHAEFASCPQPLPMSVPAPPVSSCELNKNTRRCHQQPLATHLSCRLYQTCDHAVLIAGGWRQQMTFQRHVQNLQRFYKMLRNNGFHKDHIKTFFAISGQLPEDIEGVYSATEKAAIRNHVSYICRKQHCADTLVLYLNSPTRNDGTMLLWDANLNGIADPKERYSVNELLADLAGCRATRVLLFVDQSYSGVLSKRLRGSQKHLNVVLIQSQARQAYPHQSQRLSPGWEDGGWAAIGPATCLLDHLGKGAGVSWLLEPWTGLLNVTLAGAPCNATPPLTDGELRREYQGCQNLPTALWHQKHRRTN from the exons ATGTGGCTCCTcgcagctctcctctctgtcctccacgCCTCCACGGTGGCCCCGGAGGGCGGCGTGGCCCCGGGCCGGCTGGAGCGCTGGGTCCGCTCAGGCCTCCAGTCGCTGCAGTGGGACCAGCTGGACCGCTGCCTCCGCACGTCCTCGCTGTCCGAGGCCGAGTGCCGGCGGCTCGCCCACCTGCCGCTGTCCACGGTGGCCGTGTACATGTCGGAGCCCCGCAGCACCGCAG ACAAAGTCCTGGCCGTCCTGCCGGACTCTTCGGTGGGCGCGCTCACCTCCAAACCGCGGGCAGGTTTTGGTGCCGGCCAGCTGCTGAACGGGGGAGGCGGTCCTCACAGACTCCAGCAGCCTGTCCCCGCCCCCACGGCCCACGACGCCGTGCTGGTTCTGGACCCGAGCCCCGGGGAGAACTTCGGACACCCAGTGGTCCTCTTCTATGTGGACGTGAATGTCACGAAGAAGAGGTGCGCCCACCTGGATGGGATTTACCTGG CGGACGAGTGTTTGACTCTGGCTTTGAAGGGACGCTGTCAGAACCAGCTGAAGCGTCGCCAAGCTGGACCAGAGAGGATGATGGGTAACGGCCGCCTGGCAGGGGGGCTGCGCTCTGGAACCATCACTGCGAGCAGCGGAACCCGCCAGGTGGAGCGGGCCATCGGAGGACTCTGTGAGGTCCACTTCCTGCCCCTGGTGGTCGGAGTTGGGGACAGCAACCGAACGCAGCGACTCAgatgtgtgg ACCACGCAGAGTTCGCCAGCTGTCCTCAGCCGCTGCCCATGAGCGTCCCCGCTCCACCTGTGTCCAGCTGTGAGCTGAACAAGAACACCAGGCGCTGCCACCAGCAGCCGCTCGCCACCCACCTGTCCTGCCGCCTCTACCAGACCTGCGACCACGCCGTGCTCATCGCAG gcggcTGGCGGCAGCAGATGACGTTCCAGCGCCATGTCCAGAACCTGCAGAGGTTCTATAAGATGCTCCGAAACAACGGGTTCCACAAAGATCACATCAAGACCTTCTTTGCCATCAGTGGGCAGCTTCCAG AAGATATAGAGGGCGTTTATTCAGCAACGGAGAAGGCGGCGATCCGTAACCACGTGTCGTACATCTGCAGGAAGCAGCACTGCGCCGACACTCTGGTCCTGTACCTGAACTCACCAACACGCAACGACGGCACCATGCTGCTGTGGGACGCCAACCTGAACGGCAta GCCGACCCGAAGGAGCGCTACTCTGTGAACGAGCTGCTGGCAGACCTGGCCGGCTGCAGGGCGACTCGCGTGCTGCTGTTCGTGGATCAGAGCTACAGCGGCGTTCTGTCCAAGAGGCTGCGAGGCTCCCAGAAACACCTCAACGTGGTCCTGATCCAGAGCCAGGCGCGGCAGGCCTACCCTCACCAGAGCCAGAGGCTGAGCCCGGGCTGGGAAGACGGCGGCTGGGCCGCCATCGGTCCCGCGACCTGCCTCCTGGACCACCTGGGGAAG GGTGCTGGGGTGTCTTGGCTGCTGGAACCGTGGACGGGCCTTCTAAACGTGACGTTGGCGGGGGCCCCCTGCAACGCAACACCACCTCTGACGGATGGCGAGCTGCGCCGTGAGTACCAGGGCTGCCAGAACCTGCCCACCGCACTCTGGCACCAGAAACACAGGAGGACCAACTGA